A single genomic interval of Phycisphaerae bacterium harbors:
- a CDS encoding tetratricopeptide repeat protein, which produces MLYQVVTGRFPYDVSGPPREAMDQILTSDPQRPSLRQKGLDDEIDTIVLKCLSKDRERRYQSAGMLAQDLQRYLRGEAIDARRDSSWYVFSKTLRRHRVSLVVVIAFMVTIILGLAISLHQWRRAERELTRANQIKSVLLQVFDTVDPAVAQGQDTTLLRHMMELAEQQLTPDLDALVEADLRNTLGMVYSSLDDLERANSNYTRALELRRGALGDSHPLTADSIHNLGKLRFQERRYEQAFELFEEALVATRRSLGENHPYVYNVMNDMAQTLPLLGDPEAALPLQRAALEGYEAALGDDHPSTLAAMHNMGMLLRKLGRLEDAELYYRRALPGLRRVLGNDDPTTLASINNLGFLMRKLDRPEEAETYYREALSLRQQTLGPDHEATLISINNLAGLLLDTGNVQEAESLLREGEPVARRRWADSGLLGVYLTKLGTALSHNGASAEAENILNEAYESLIANYGLEHRHTLKAVSAIADLYQSWNRREPSDEREALAAEWHARLAQPDTNGDSESR; this is translated from the coding sequence TTGCTCTATCAGGTCGTCACCGGACGGTTTCCTTACGATGTATCGGGACCTCCTCGTGAGGCAATGGACCAGATCCTGACCTCCGACCCGCAGCGCCCCTCACTCCGCCAGAAAGGGCTCGATGACGAGATCGACACAATCGTACTGAAGTGCCTCAGCAAGGATCGGGAGAGGCGATACCAATCCGCCGGTATGCTTGCCCAGGATCTGCAACGGTACCTCCGTGGAGAGGCCATCGACGCGCGCCGCGACTCCAGCTGGTATGTGTTCTCCAAGACCCTCAGGCGACATCGCGTATCCCTGGTCGTCGTGATCGCATTCATGGTGACCATCATCCTGGGATTGGCCATTTCCCTGCACCAGTGGAGGCGCGCCGAAAGAGAGCTCACACGTGCCAACCAGATCAAGAGCGTCCTTCTTCAAGTGTTCGACACGGTCGATCCCGCCGTCGCACAGGGACAGGACACCACGCTGCTCCGGCACATGATGGAGCTGGCCGAGCAGCAACTCACTCCGGATCTGGACGCGCTGGTCGAGGCCGATCTGCGCAATACGCTCGGCATGGTGTACTCGTCGCTGGACGACCTGGAGCGCGCTAATTCGAATTACACAAGAGCGCTGGAACTGCGCCGAGGGGCGCTCGGCGACAGCCATCCGTTGACCGCGGACTCGATCCACAACTTGGGAAAACTGAGATTCCAGGAGAGAAGATATGAGCAAGCGTTTGAACTCTTCGAGGAGGCGCTCGTCGCGACGCGAAGGTCCTTGGGAGAGAATCACCCCTACGTCTACAACGTGATGAACGACATGGCACAGACTCTTCCATTGCTTGGCGATCCGGAAGCCGCCCTGCCGCTTCAACGCGCCGCCTTGGAGGGGTACGAGGCCGCGTTAGGCGACGATCACCCCAGCACGTTGGCCGCCATGCACAACATGGGCATGTTGCTGCGCAAGCTGGGGCGACTGGAGGATGCTGAGCTGTATTATCGGCGCGCCCTGCCCGGGCTTCGCCGGGTTCTGGGAAACGATGATCCCACGACCCTGGCATCCATCAACAACCTCGGCTTCCTGATGCGCAAATTGGATCGGCCTGAGGAGGCGGAGACCTACTACCGGGAGGCCCTGAGTCTTCGCCAACAGACCCTTGGTCCCGACCACGAGGCCACGCTGATCTCTATCAACAATCTGGCCGGATTGCTTCTGGACACGGGAAACGTGCAGGAAGCGGAATCGCTGCTTCGCGAAGGCGAACCCGTTGCCAGGAGGCGCTGGGCGGACAGCGGATTGCTCGGGGTCTATCTGACCAAGCTCGGAACCGCGCTGAGTCATAATGGAGCATCTGCCGAAGCGGAGAACATTCTGAATGAAGCGTACGAGTCTCTCATCGCGAACTACGGACTGGAGCATCGCCACACGCTGAAGGCCGTCTCGGCCATCGCAGACCTTTACCAGTCCTGGAATCGCCGGGAGCCTTCCGACGAGCGCGAAGCGCTCGCCGCGGAATGGCATGCCCGACTCGCGCAACCAGACACGAACGGCGATAGCGAATCACGCTGA